One genomic region from Strix aluco isolate bStrAlu1 chromosome 25, bStrAlu1.hap1, whole genome shotgun sequence encodes:
- the GUCA1A gene encoding guanylyl cyclase-activating protein 1, with the protein MGNMDGKAVEELSATECHQWYKKFMTECPSGQLTLYEFKQFFGLKNLSPAANKYVEQMFETFDFNKDGYIDFMEYVAALSLVLKGKVDQKLRWYFKLYDVDGNGCIDRGELLNIIKAIRAINRCNETMTAEEFTNMVFDKIDINGDGELSLEEFMEGVQKDKMLLQILTRSLDLTHIVRLIQNDGKNPQEPEQAAEAAQ; encoded by the exons ATGGGGAACATGGACGGGAAAGCCGTGGAGGAGCTGAGCGCTACCGAGTGCCACCAGTGGTACAAGAAGTTCATGACGGAGTGTCCTTCTGGCCAGCTCACTCTGTATGAGTTCAAACAGTTTTTTGGCTTGAAAAACCTGAGTCCAGCAGCGAACAAATACGTTGAGCAAATGTTTGAGACGTTTGACTTTAATAAG GATGGCTACATAGATTTTATGGAGTATGTGGCAGCGCTGAGTCTGGTCCTGAAAGGGAAGGTGGATCAGAAGCTGCGATGGTATTTCAAGCTCTACGATGTGGACGGGAATGGCTGCATTGACCGGGGAGAACTGCTGAACATCATCAAA GCTATTCGAGCTATCAACCGGTGCAACGAAACGATGACGGCTGAGGAATTCACAAACATGGTGTTTGACAAAATTGATATAAACGGAGATG GTGAACTCTCCCTGGAGGAGTTCATGGAGGGCGTGCAAAAGGATAAAATGCTGCTCCAGATCCTCACCCGCAGCCTGGACCTGACACACATCGTCCGGCTGATCCAGAACGACGGGAAGAACCCGCAAGAGCCCGAGCAGGCAGCGGAGGCAGCCCAGTAG
- the CIMIP3 gene encoding ciliary microtubule inner protein 3, whose translation MTKTPESPGKDHKRPEGMEETKAMQEMSHTPPTPASQQNPARHHRDQSLATRFTPFVAHFGGCQPNSFKFLFYEPRFSNSYSPFYTAQRPTCGYRYHRDTDHTKKVMDVPSANIMKWRPILDTKP comes from the coding sequence ATGACTAAAACACCAGAATCCCCTGGCAAAGACCACAAGAGACCAGAGGGGATGGAGGAGACCAAAGCGATGCAGGAGATGTCTCACACGCCGCCCACCCCAGCGAGCCAGCAGAATCCAGCACGTCACCACAGGGACCAGTCTTTGGCCACTCGCTTCACTCCTTTTGTCGCCCATTTTGGGGGCTGTCAGCCCAACTCCTTCAAGTTTCTCTTCTATGAACCACGTTTCTCCAACTCATACAGCCCGTTCTACACTGCGCAGAGACCGACCTGCGGGTACCGCTACCACCGGGACACCGATCACACCAAGAAGGTGATGGACGTCCCGAGTGCAAACATCATGAAATGGAGACCCATCCTGGACACAAAGCCGTAG